The DNA segment TCACAAGCACCCGGTCGGGTTTCACCCATCCGAAAAAGCTTGGCAATGTCCCGGACAGGCAACGGAAGGTTCCGATAACACTTTCTGCAACGAAGTGTTGCTGTGATAAAAGAGAAATACCTCTGCAATAGGGGAAAGCTTTTTAAATACCGACCGACTGTCAGTTAATTTTTTTTTCACCATTCAAAACCGCTCTCACTTCACAGCTCTTACCCTAAAAACCGCTTGACATATATGTTTACTTTCCCTAATTTACGTATACACTTTAATCATTTGATACAGCGTTCTGTCAAATGTGGGGAAGAATAAAAGACCATGATCCAATCCGTCATATATCGCGTACCCTCTTGTGACAGGGTGCGCTTTTTTATTTGCATAGCAGATGCGCGAAAGGGATGTGCATGATTGTTACATTTCCTGATGGGAGCACAAGGGAATTCCCGGAGAATTCAACTTTTCTCGATGTGGCGAAGTCCATAAGCGAGGGATTTGCCCGCAAGGTTCTCGCCGCCAGGGCGAATGGCGGCCTGTATGATTTGACACGACAGGTTCCGGGCGATGTTTCCGTGACCTTTTTGACTTTTGATGATGAAGAAGGACGCCGGGTGTACTGGCATTCAACCGCCCATGTCATGGCGGCGGCGGTGAAACGGCTGTTCCCGCAGGCGCGGGTTGCCATCGGCCCGTCGATAGATGACGGATTCTACTATGATTTCGATGTGGAGAAACCGTTCACTGAAGAGGACATCCAGAGAATTGAAGCTGAGATGGAAGCGGTGGTGGATGAAAATCCGTCTTTCGTTCGGGTGGATACGACCCGTGAAAAAGCAATGGACCTGTTCCGTGACGAGGGCGAAACCTACAAGATGGAGATCGCCTCCGAGCTTGGGGATGGGGTGCCAGTGAGCCTGTATCGGCTGGGACAGTTCACCGACCTTTGCCGTGGCCCTCATATTCCCGCAGCCGGAATGATCAAGGCATTCAATATCCTGAACACCGCGGGCGCCTACTGGCGGGGAGACGAGAGAAACCGTATGCTCCAGCGTATCTACGGCGTTTCGTTCCCGGATAAAAAGATGCTTTCCGAACGGCTCGTCTGGCTGGAGGAGGTAAAGAAGCGCGACCACCGTGTTCTCGGCGCCAAACTCGACCTGTTCAGTGTGGACGATGAAATCGGCCCGGGGCTGATTCTCTGGCACCCGAACGGCGCATTGATCCGTGATATTATCGAGGATTACTGGCGCAGCGAACACCGGAAACGGGGATACCATCTCGTATTTACCCCTCACATAGCTTCGGAGCGGACTTACCGTCGCTCCGGGCATCTGGAGAATTACGCCGGAAACATGTATTCACCGATGGATGTCGATGGCACTCCCTACTATGTGAAACCCATGAACTGTCCCGGGCATATCAAAATCTTCAAATCGCGGATGCGGTCATACCGGGAGCTTCCCCTGCGCCTCTGCGAGCTGGGAACGGTTTACCGGTATGAGCGTTCGGGAGTATTGCACGGCCTTCTGCGCGTCCGTGGATTTACCCAGGATGATTCGCATATTTTCTGTACTCCGGAGCAGGTGGTGGATGAAGTCAGGGGAGTTCTGAATTTTGTTGTTGAAATACTGCAAATATTTGGTTATGATTATACTGCATATCTTTCGACTCGACCTGAAAAATCCCTGGGAGACGATGATTCCTGGAATAATGCTATTGCTGCTCTGAAAAAAGCCCTTGAACAAAACAATGCGAAGTATATCATCGATCCGGGCGAGGGTGTATTCTACGGCCCCAAAATTGATATCAAGCTCAGGGATGTTCTCGGCAGGATGTGGCAGGGACCGACCATTCAGGTTGATTTTAACCTCGCCGATCGTTTCGACATAAATTATGTGGGGAATGATGGTCTGGAACACCGAGTGGTGATGATCCATCGGGTGGTTCTCGGTTCCATGGAACGCTTTGTTGGCGGGCTGATCGAGCATTTCGGCGGCGCATTTCCTATTTGGATTTCGCCGGTTCAGGTCAGTATCATGCCGATAACCGATGCCCAGCACGATTATGCCGCAGCTTTGGCGGAGCGGATGAGGGCGGCGGGAATAAGGGTCGAATTAGACCGGCGAAACGAGAAGGTAAATCGGAAGATTCGCGATGCCGAGGAAATGAAGATTCCTTACATGCTGGTGATCGGACAAAAGGAAGTGAATGCCGGAACGGTATCGGTGCGTAAGCGCGGGAAGAGTGATATCGGCGTACTACCGGAAGAAGAGATCATAACCCGTATTCGCAGGGAAAACGACGAAAAGTCACGGGATTGATAAACACTATAGAGGAGGGTTTCCCTATCAACGAGAAAAAAGTCCGAGTAAATGAACAGATTCAAATCTCACCTATACGGTTGATTGACGGAGAGGGAAAACAGGTGGGCATCGTTCCCATTGAAGAAGCCTTGCGGCTGGCAGATCAGGCGCACCTTGATCTGGTTGAGGTTTCGCCGACCGCCAAACCTCCGGTATGCCGTATCATGGACTATGGCAAGTTCAAGTATGAGATATCGAAGAAGGTAAGAACTGCCCGTAAACATCGTCATGTCATCCATGTCAAGGAAATTAAGCTGCGTTCGGAGATTTCAGAGCATGATTTCAATTTCAAGATGAAACATGCTGAAGAGTTCTTGCAGCGAGGGGACAAGGTAAAATTTACTCTCGTGTTCCGTGGTCGCGAGGCTTTGCATCGAGATATAGGGGAAGGCGTTCTGAAGAAGGTTACCCAGGCCCTTGAGGAAAAAGCGGTAATAGAATCCGGTATACGATCCGAGGGCCGTAATCTCATGATGATTGTGGCCCCGAAGTAAGACATAAAAAAAATGTATTTTGTGACAAAAAAGGCCTTTTGGGATTGATTCCCAGGCCTTTTTGTATTATTTTATAATGTTCTATTAACGGAAACTCGAAAAATACGGTGCCCTGAAGCAGTATCGGACATTGATTTTACTGATTACACCAGTCTATATAGAGTGAAAGGATTTTTCAATGCCCAAGATGAAATCTGTTAAATCAGCGGTGAAACGTTTCAGGCTGACTGCAGGCGGCCGGGTAAAACGCGGCAAGGCTTATGCCAGTCATCTTCTGAAACAGAAATCCACCAAGAGGAAGCGGAATTACCGTCGCCCCGCTTTCCTTACATCAGCAGATGAAAAGCGTATCAAGGATATGATCCTGTAAAGGAAGGAAAAATAGATGCCAAGAGTATCTTCCAGTGTGGCTTCCAAAAAAAGGAAGAACAAAGTATTAAAAATGGCCAAAGGTTTCCGGGGGGGGCGCTCCAAACTTTTCAGGACCGCTCAGGAGACCCTGGATCGCGCCCTGGTTTATTCCTACCGGGGGAGAAAAGAGCGCAAGAGAGATTTTCGCAGCCTCTGGATAGCGAGGATCAACGCCGCCGCCAAACTGAACGGGGTATCCTATTCTGTTTTGGTCGATGCCCTCTCCAAGAGTGATATCAGGCTGAACCGCAAGATGCTTGCCGATCTGGCAGTAAGAGACAGCGCAGCCTTCAAGGCAATTTTAGACATGGCTATGGCTGTCAGCTAAGCCTGATGAGTGAACCATTCCTTTTGAAAAGTCAGTGCAAGTAAAGGCCCTCTTTCCACTTGGGTGAGTTTTTGGGGAAGAGGGCCTTGTCGATATATGGCATAAGGTTTTTCTTGACAAGCTTAACATAATACCTTAAAATGTATAACGTAAAAGAGAAGAAGAAAGAATAGTGGCAGAAATCGATTCTTTCTTTGCAAAGTGGTTATCAGATAGCGGTATGAGATAATGGAAGCAAGCGACCGTTTGGAACGTTCTGTTTTACAGATAATTGAAGCATACCGACAGCTCAAGGAAGATAGGGACAGCCTTAAGAGAAAGGTGGAAACGGCGGACGGAGAACTCCGAAAGGCGAGGGAAACCATACTGAATCTCCAGCTTACCATAGAGAAATATAAGCAGACGGAACACGGTTTCCGCGATTTTACTGCCAGGAAGCATGAAATTAAGGAACACATAGAAGCGATTATTCAAAGAATAGATGCATTTGAAGCACGGAATACCATTGATGTGATCACGAACGTTTGAGACAAAAGCTCTTCAAAGTAGTCCGGTATGAACGAATCATATAAAACCACATTAATAAAGATCATGGGGGAGGAATACCCCATCAAAAGCGATGCCGATTCAGAATACATGCAGAATCTTGCACGGTATGTTGAGGAAAAAATTTTGAGTATATCCTCCAAGATCAAACTTCCTCCTCATCTTAAACCCGAAATTCTGGCGGCGCTTGTCATAGCGGATGAATATTTCAGCGAGAAACAGAAAAACGCTGAAGTAGATCGAAAATTAAATAAATTAATGTTGGTTCTCGAGGAAAACTTTTGATAAAGAGCTTTAAGGCTGATTGAGAAATCGATTTTGTTTTTGATTTTTATTTACCTTAGCCACCGTTCGTGATTCACTGAGTTCTGTGAGAACTTTTGTTGAACCATACGGTGGATTTTTTTGTCTGGATGATACAATGAGGTTTCAGGGGGAGATATCATGAGTATAACAGTGATTATTATCGTTGTCTTTGTTTCTCTGGTAGTGGGGCTGGGAGTATTTATCCTGGGATGGATTGCAGCGAACAAGGTCAATCATGCGAAAATGAACAACGCGGAAGCCTATGCCAAAAAGATTACCGAAGATGCAGCGCGTGAATCGGAAAACATCAAAAAAGCCGCTGTTCTTGATGCAAAGGATGAATGGTATAAGGAGCGGACGCGCTTCGAGAAGGAAACCCGCGATACCCGTCAGGAAATCGAAAAGCTGGAACAGCTCCTCCACGACCGTGAGCGGAAGCTGGATAAGAAGGTAGATATTCTCAATGCCAAGGAACGTAATATTATTATAAAGGAGCGGGAAATCGCCGCCAAAGAAAAGTCGCTGCGGGTGAAAACCGAGCAGTTGAATCAGCTTTTCGTGGAACAGAATGAGAAGCTGGAGCATATTTCCGGAATGACAGCCGATGAGGCAAAAGAGCTTCTCATGGCCAATCTGGAAAAAGAGGTGAAAATCCAGGCCGCCAGACTGGCCAAGGATATCCGCGACCAGGCCATCCGCGACGCCGAGAAGGAAGCCAAGGAGATCGTGATACGTTCCATCCAGCGGTGTGCGGCAGAGCATACCGTCGAATCTTCCGTTTCCGTGGTTCCCCTGCCGAACGATGAAATGAAAGGCCGTATCATAGGCCGTGAAGGCCGCAACATACGGTCATTTGAAACGGCCACCGGTGTGGATGTCATCGTGGATGACAC comes from the Candidatus Latescibacter sp. genome and includes:
- the rplT gene encoding 50S ribosomal protein L20; this translates as MPRVSSSVASKKRKNKVLKMAKGFRGGRSKLFRTAQETLDRALVYSYRGRKERKRDFRSLWIARINAAAKLNGVSYSVLVDALSKSDIRLNRKMLADLAVRDSAAFKAILDMAMAVS
- the infC gene encoding translation initiation factor IF-3, whose product is MNEKKVRVNEQIQISPIRLIDGEGKQVGIVPIEEALRLADQAHLDLVEVSPTAKPPVCRIMDYGKFKYEISKKVRTARKHRHVIHVKEIKLRSEISEHDFNFKMKHAEEFLQRGDKVKFTLVFRGREALHRDIGEGVLKKVTQALEEKAVIESGIRSEGRNLMMIVAPK
- the thrS gene encoding threonine--tRNA ligase, which encodes MIVTFPDGSTREFPENSTFLDVAKSISEGFARKVLAARANGGLYDLTRQVPGDVSVTFLTFDDEEGRRVYWHSTAHVMAAAVKRLFPQARVAIGPSIDDGFYYDFDVEKPFTEEDIQRIEAEMEAVVDENPSFVRVDTTREKAMDLFRDEGETYKMEIASELGDGVPVSLYRLGQFTDLCRGPHIPAAGMIKAFNILNTAGAYWRGDERNRMLQRIYGVSFPDKKMLSERLVWLEEVKKRDHRVLGAKLDLFSVDDEIGPGLILWHPNGALIRDIIEDYWRSEHRKRGYHLVFTPHIASERTYRRSGHLENYAGNMYSPMDVDGTPYYVKPMNCPGHIKIFKSRMRSYRELPLRLCELGTVYRYERSGVLHGLLRVRGFTQDDSHIFCTPEQVVDEVRGVLNFVVEILQIFGYDYTAYLSTRPEKSLGDDDSWNNAIAALKKALEQNNAKYIIDPGEGVFYGPKIDIKLRDVLGRMWQGPTIQVDFNLADRFDINYVGNDGLEHRVVMIHRVVLGSMERFVGGLIEHFGGAFPIWISPVQVSIMPITDAQHDYAAALAERMRAAGIRVELDRRNEKVNRKIRDAEEMKIPYMLVIGQKEVNAGTVSVRKRGKSDIGVLPEEEIITRIRRENDEKSRD
- the rpmI gene encoding 50S ribosomal protein L35, which translates into the protein MPKMKSVKSAVKRFRLTAGGRVKRGKAYASHLLKQKSTKRKRNYRRPAFLTSADEKRIKDMIL
- a CDS encoding cell division protein ZapA; protein product: MNESYKTTLIKIMGEEYPIKSDADSEYMQNLARYVEEKILSISSKIKLPPHLKPEILAALVIADEYFSEKQKNAEVDRKLNKLMLVLEENF